GCGCTCGCCGCCACCAGTTTCTCCACCCGGGCGCGGCGGCGGCCCTCGTAGACGGCGAACGCGGCCGCCGGGTCCGGCAGGTCCCGCAGGCACATACCGAGCACCACCGCGTCTTCGAGGGCCATCGAAGCGCCCTGCCCCGCCGCCGGGGACGCAGCGTGCGCGGAATCCCCCGCCAGCACCATCGTCGAAGTCGACCACCGGCGGGTTTCCGGGAGATCGTAGGAATGCCCGCCATACACTTCGTCCCCGGTCGCGGCGATGATCTCCGCGCACGGCAACGGGTCTCCGGCGAACGCCGCACCGGCGAACTCGCGCCAGCCGGCCGGGGTGACCGCGGCGAGTTCCGCGCGGGGACGTTCGACGTCCGGGATCCGGGCGAACCAGAAGGTCGCCCCGTCGGGCGCGGTGGTGAAGCCGAAGGCAGCGCGGGTACCGCGGATCATCCGGTAAATCCCGGGCGCGGAAGGCAGACCTTGCGCACGGGTGTAGCCGTAGACAACGGTCAGCCCGGTGAACCGCGGGGATCCGGCGGCGGGGTCGATCAGCTTCCGGACCACCGAGTGCAGCCCATCCGCGCCGATCAG
This Amycolatopsis sulphurea DNA region includes the following protein-coding sequences:
- a CDS encoding FAD-dependent oxidoreductase; amino-acid sequence: MRVLVAGGGIAGTVTAMALQRAGHEPVVFEARPTGGADAGAFLTVMHNGMDALRAIGADGPVVESSFAALGVELVGPDGATVSTRQFDTEGLAGPRTLTRAACYRALQTEAQRRGIAFEHGRRLVSVASGKHGVTATFADGVTASGAVLIGADGLHSVVRKLIDPAAGSPRFTGLTVVYGYTRAQGLPSAPGIYRMIRGTRAAFGFTTAPDGATFWFARIPDVERPRAELAAVTPAGWREFAGAAFAGDPLPCAEIIAATGDEVYGGHSYDLPETRRWSTSTMVLAGDSAHAASPAAGQGASMALEDAVVLGMCLRDLPDPAAAFAVYEGRRRARVEKLVAASAGQDVGEDRGWLYEHHLDWDCRINP